Proteins found in one Pelmatolapia mariae isolate MD_Pm_ZW linkage group LG7, Pm_UMD_F_2, whole genome shotgun sequence genomic segment:
- the znf319b gene encoding zinc finger protein 319, with the protein MDWATPAAKLNPYTRARMTEAWQQHAVAPPQVVHTIPPGAENALGCAVYGIVLQPDTTSLQQQQQQSQHGPHSQHGQQHSGSQQHGGGQHSQQQQHPAQAQQTSLQVGTEGGHKCGACGHDISHLANPHEHQCMVTQDRSFQCTQCMKIFHQATDLLEHQCVQVEQKPFVCGVCKMGFSLLTSLAQHHTSHNSTNPMKCSICEKTYRPGSSGSATPNSSSSSQQPSSDGASASSSSSILPFPSARDRPYKCSVCQKGFKHLSELTRHERVHTGEKPFKCDTCDKAFSQSSHLQHHQRTHSNERPFKCAVCEKSFKHRSHLVRHMYVHSGEHLFKCNLCELHFKESSELLHHPCHPQGSRPFRCATCGKGFKRPSDLRQHERTHSEERPFHCDECQMSFKQQYALVRHSRTHKDPTDRPFKCNLCDKGFMQPSHLLYHQHVHGMDNLFKCASCQKEFSQSGELLRHKCGESSNNSPDKPYKCDVCGKGYKKSSTLQRHQNSHCQEKPLKCSLCDRRFLSSSEFVQHRCDPSREKPLKCPDCEKRFKYSSDLNRHRRVHTGEKPYKCGHCNKGFKQREHLTKHQSTHSREGQFKCVWCGERFSDLGSLQDHTVQHTADGGGYPVPQCI; encoded by the exons ATGGA TTGGGCCACACCAGCTGCCAAGCTCAATCCTTACACTCGAGCCCGCATGACAGAAGCCTGGCAGCAGCATGCAGTTGCACCACCTCAGGTTGTCCACACTATCCCTCCGGGTGCTGAGAACGCATTGGGCTGTGCTGTGTATGGTATCGTACTGCAACCAGACACTACGTcgctacagcagcagcaacagcagagcCAGCATGGACCCCACAGCCAGCATGGACAGCAACACAGTGGGAGTCAGCAGCATGGAGGTGGGCAGcacagtcagcagcagcagcaccctgCCCAGGCCCAGCAGACGTCCCTTCAGGTTGGGACAGAGGGAGGGCACAAGTGTGGGGCTTGTGGACATGATATCTCCCACCTGGCAAACCCACATGAACATCAGTGCATGGTGACTCAGGACAGGTCATTCCAGTGCACTCAGTGCATGAAGATTTTCCACCAGGCAACAGACTTGCTGGAGCACCAGTGTGTTCAGGTGGAGCAGAAGCCGTTTGTGTGCGGGGTGTGTAAGATGGGCTTCTccctgctcacttctctcgccCAGCACCACACATCGCACAACAGCACCAACCCAATGAAGTGTTCGATATGCGAGAAGACCTACCGGCCCGGCTCTTCTGGCAGCGCTACACCCAACTCCTCGAGCAGCTCCCAGCAGCCCAGCAGTGACGGGgcgtcagccagcagcagctcgTCCATTCTGCCGTTCCCCTCGGCCCGAGACCGGCCCTACAAATGTTCCGTGTGCCAGAAAGGCTTCAAACACCTCTCAGAACTCACGCGGCACGAGAGGGTTCACACGGGGGAAAAGCCCTTCAAATGTGACACGTGCGACAAAGCCTTCAGCCAGTCGTCACACCTGCAGCACCACCAGCGAACACACAGCAACGAACGTCCATTCAAGTGTGCTGTCTGTGAAAAGAGCTTCAAGCACCGCTCCCACTTGGTGCGCCACATGTACGTGCACTCGGGTGAGCACTTGTTCAAATGCAACTTATGTGAACTGCACTTCAAAGAGTCTTCAGAGCTCCTTCACCACCCTTGCCACCCGCAGGGTTCTCGGCCGTTTCGCTGTGCCACCTGCGGTAAGGGTTTCAAGCGGCCATCTGACCTTCGCCAGCACGAGCGCACACACTCAGAGGAGCGTCCGTTCCACTGTGACGAGTGTCAGATGAGTTTCAAGCAGCAGTATGCACTGGTGCGCCACAGCCGCACTCATAAAGACCCCACAGACCGCCCATTCAAATGCAATCTGTGCGACAAGGGCTTCATGCAGCCCTCTCACCTCCTCTACCACCAGCACGTCCACGGCATGGACAACTTGTTCAAGTGCGCCTCATGCCAGAAGGAGTTCAGCCAGTCAGGAGAGCTGCTCAGGCACAAGTGCGGGGAGTCGTCCAACAACTCGCCTGACAAGCCATACAAGTGTGACGTTTGCGGCAAAGGCTACAAGAAGAGTTCCACGTTACAGCGTCATCAAAACTCGCACTGCCAGGAGAAGCCCCTCAAGTGCTCGCTCTGCGACCGCCGCTTCCTGTCCTCTTCAGAGTTTGTGCAGCATCGCTGCGACCCATCGCGGGAAAAGCCACTGAAGTGCCCTGACTGTGAGAAACGTTTCAAGTACTCGTCGGACCTGAACCGACACCGGCGCGTGCATACAGGCGAAAAACCGTACAAGTGCGGTCATTGCAATAAGGGCTTCAAACAACGCGAGCACTTGACCAAACACCAGAGCACGCACTCCAGAGAGGGTCAGTTCAAGTGTGTTTGGTGCGGAGAGCGTTTCAGTGACTTGGGCTCCTTGCAGGACCACACGGTGCAGCACACAGCTGATGGAGGGGGTTACCCTGTGCCCCAGTGCATATAA
- the usb1 gene encoding U6 snRNA phosphodiesterase 1: MLVGYSSSSSEEDGEAGGEAEGAKNQSETTCRKCQEEDDGLPTRKKPKTEQEGPKSRLPLPGCVLAMFPDEVDSQTEDSSLHGGRIRSFKHERGNWASYVYFPYHPEEEFGELLDAILSAACARGVVLTAQDEFHLSLSQTVVLRHHWIQPFTQSLKSSLTGCKRFVCSAGRLRVYSNAEKTRTFLGMKVSTGHAQLLDLIRAVDRTMTEFRLETFYKDPSFHVSLAWCVGDQTVQMEECMQELQSLVDDHEDGPFVLRLDCSELRCRTGNKTFRFPLES, from the exons ATGTTGGttggctacagcagcagcagctcggAGGAGGACGGTGAGGCTGGCGGTGAAGCTGAAGGAGCGAAAAATCAGAGTGAAACTACCTGCCGAAAGTGCCAAGAGGAAGATGATGGTTTGCCAACGAGGAAGAAACCCAAAACTGAGCAAGAGGGCCCCAAATCAAG ACTGCCTCTCCCTGGCTGTGTGTTGGCCATGTTTCCAGATGAGGTGGACTCACAGACTGAAGACAGCTCTCTTCATGGTGGACGCATCCGCTCCTTCAAGCATGAAAGAGGAAACTGGGCTAGCTACGTTTATTTCCCAT ATCATCCTGAAGAGGAGTTTGGGGAGCTGTTGGATGCGATTCTCTCCGCAGCATGTGCCCGGGGTGTGGTTTTGACTGCGCAGGATGAGTTCCACCTCAGCCTGTCCCAGACAGTGGTGCTCAGACACCACTGGATCCAGCCGTTCACACAGAGCCTCAAGTCAAGTCTTACAGGTTGCAAAAg GTTCGTGTGCTCGGCAGGGAGACTGCGTGTGTACTCTAATGCAGAGAAAACGAG GACATTCCTGGGGATGAAAGTGTCAACTGGGCATGCTCAGTTGTTGGATCTGATCCGAGCTGTTGACAGGACGATGACAGAGTTTCGCCTGGAGACTTTCTACAAG GATCCATCCTTCCACGTGAGTCTGGCCTGGTGTGTGGGAGATCAGACAGTGCAGATGGAGGAGTGCATGCAGGAGCTGCAG AGTCTAGTAGACGACCACGAAGATGGACCATTTGTGTTGAGGCTGGACTGCTCGGAGCTTCGCTGCAGGACGGGAAACAAGACTTTCCGCTTTCCTCTGGAATCCTAA
- the pla2g15 gene encoding group XV phospholipase A2, translating to MAGWHRVTAFCVGLLLMLLSAPSSEKPAGKCLGEKPRSSPKPPVVLIPGDLGNQLEAMLDKPTVVHYICYKKTDTYFTLWLNLELLVPVAIDCWIDNIRLIYNQTTHTTSSPPGVDIRVPGFGKTFSLEYLDPSKRSVGMYFFSIVQALVDWGYTRDDDVRGAPYDWRKAPNENKDYFLALQKMIEEMVEKAGEPVVLIAHSMGNLYTLYFLNQQPQAWKDRYIKAFVSLGAPWAGVVKTLRVVISGDNDRIPVISPLRIRSQQRSAVSTNWLFPFVRSWPKDKVLVQTPTANYTVQDYHRLYSDINFEDGWMMQQDTESLVADFTPPGVPVHCLYGVGIPTPEAFQYSEKFPDVEPAVLTGEGDGTVNLYSALQCKRWIGKQKQPVTLVELPQNEHVNMLLNVTTVDYIKKVVFSP from the exons ATGGCGGGTTGGCACCGGGTAACTGCCTTCTGTGTCGGGCTTTTATTAATGCTGTTGTCGGCACCCAGCTCCGAGAAACCGGCGGGGAAATGTCTCGGCGAAAAGCCTCGTTCATCCCCCAAACCCCCGGTCGTCCTCA TTCCAGGAGATCTGGGAAACCAGCTGGAGGCGATGCTGGACAAACCCACTGTGGTCCATTACATCTGCTACAAGAAGACTGACACATACTTCACACTGTGGCTCAACCTGGAGCTGCTGGTGCCTGTAGCCATAGACTGCTGGATAGACAACATTAG GCTGATCTACAACCAGACCACACACACCACCTCTTCCCCACCAGGTGTGGACATCCGCGTCCCTGGGTTCGGGAAGACCTTCTCATTGGAGTACCTGGATCCAAGCAAACGCAGTGTGG gaaTGTATTTCTTCAGTATAGTGCAGGCACTGGTAGACTGGGGTTACACCAGAGATGATGATGTCAGAGGAGCACCCTATGATTGGAGGAAAGCGCCCA ATGAGAATAAAGATTATTTCTTGGCGCTGCAAAAGATGATTGAAGAGATGGTGGAGAAGGCTGGAGAGCCCGTGGTGCTCATCGCGCACAGCATGGGCAACCTGTACACTCTGTACTTCCTCAATCAGCAGCCACAGGCTTGGAAAGATCGGTACATCAAGGCTTTCGTCTCTCTCGGAGCGCCGTGGGCCGGCGTAGTGAAGACCTTACGTGTGGTCATCTCTG GTGATAATGACCGCATCCCAGTGATCAGCCCGCTCAGGATTCGCTCCCAGCAACGTTCTGCTGTCTCCACCAACTGGCTGTTTCCCTTTGTCCGCTCCTGGCCCAAAGAtaag GTCTTAGTCCAGACACCTACTGCCAACTACACCGTGCAGGACTACCATCGCCTCTACTCTGACATCAATTTTGAGGACGGCTGGATGATGCAGCAGGACACAGAATCGCTGGTGGCTGACTTCACACCCCCCGGCGTGCCTGTCCACTGTCTGTACGGTGTAGGCATTCCCACTCCTGAAGCATTTCAGTACTCAGAAAAGTTCCCAGACGTGGAGCCCGCAGTGTTGACCGGCGAGGGGGACGGGACGGTAAACCTGTACAGTGCCCTCCAGTGCAAACGCTGGATAGGAAAGCAGAAGCAGCCTGTGACGTTGGTCGAACTTCCACAAAATGAGCACGTTAACATGCTGCTCAATGTGACAACTGTGGACTATATTAAGAAAGTGGTGTTTTCTCCGTGA
- the lcat gene encoding phosphatidylcholine-sterol acyltransferase, whose amino-acid sequence MGSAGHLSSVLLLAFLLGLHHSSGFWIVNVVFPPPAKPKLPNNSTPPLIIVPGNLGNRLEAKIDKPSLVHWLCYKKTEKWFPLWIDLNMFIPIGVDCWIDNIRLAYNRTTRQSSNSPGVQVRVPGFGQTYSIEYLDYNRLAGYFYTMVEHLVNVGYIRNETVRGAPYDWRVAPNENAEYLAKLQNLVEEMYNRYQEPVYLLGHSMGCHYVLYFLNQQPQAWKDKYIRGFISLGAPWGGAVKVLRVLASGVNDGLSMISNLKIREEQRMVTTNAWMLPVEGIWPSDHVFISTPTFNYTTKDYQRFFKDIDNEEGWYMWEDTKNLTSDLHPPGVEVWCMYGMGLPTAITNIYDEVFPNGDPVDFVYADGDGTVDTFSMSLCKRWVGKQEKPVHITEFRGLFHLDMVFHEKVLNQIQDILEGKSDTPTEVDVRTDTE is encoded by the exons ATGGGATCCGCAGGACACTTGAGCTCAGTGCTGCTGCTTGCATTTCTGCTGGGGCTTCATCACTCCTCAGGTTTCTGGATCGTCAACGTTGTCTTTCCTCCCCCAGCCAAACCTAAATTACCCAACAACAGCACTCCTCCACTTATTATCG TACCGGGGAACCTGGGGAACCGTCTGGAAGCCAAAATAGACAAGCCGTCGCTGGTCCACTGGCTGTGCTACAAGAAAACTGAGAAATGGTTCCCGCTGTGGATCGACCTCAACATGTTCATACCCATAGGTGTGGACTGCTGGATCGATAACATCAG ACTCGCTTACAACAGGACAACTCGGCAGTCATCCAACTCACCCGGGGTGCAGGTGCGAGTGCCTGGATTTGGGCAGACCTATTCCATTGAATATCTTGACTATAACAGACTGGCTG GTTACTTTTACACCATGGTGGAACATCTGGTCAACGTGGGCTACATCCGAAACGAGACCGTCCGCGGAGCACCGTATGATTGGAGAGTAGCTCCTA ATGAGAATGCAGAGTACTTAGCAAAGCTGCAAAACCTGGTTGAGGAGATGTACAACCGGTACCAGGAGCCTGTCTACCTGCTGGGACACAGCATGGGATGCCACTATGTCCTCTACTTTCTCAACCAGCAGCCTCAAGCCTGGAAGGACAAATACATCAGAGGCTTCATTTCTCTAGGAGCGCCATGGGGGGGTGCAGTAAAAGTACTCAGGGTCCTGGCTTCAG GAGTAAATGATGGCCTCTCGATGATTTCGAACCTAAAGATCCGGGAGGAGCAGAGGATGGTAACCACCAATGCGTGGATGCTTCCTGTAGAGGGCATCTGGCCAAGTGACCACGTATTCATCTCCACGCCGACCTTTAACTACACTACAAAGGACTACCAACGGTTTTTCAAAGACATTGATAATGAGGAAGGCTG GTATATGTGGGAGGACACCAAGAACCTCACTAGTGATCTCCACCCTCCTGGCGTCGAGGTATGGTGTATGTATGGCATGGGCCTTCCAACTGCCATAACAAACATCTACGACGAGGTCTTTCCCAACGGGGACCCAGTGGACTTTGTTTATGCCGATGGAGACGGCACAGTGGACACGTTCAGCATGAGTCTATGCAAACGCTGGGTGGGGAAGCAGGAGAAGCCCGTCCATATCACAGAGTTCAGAGGGCTCTTCCATCTGGATATGGTGTTTCACGAAAAGGTGCTCAACCAAATCCAGGACATCCTGGAGGGCAAATCGGACACACCCACAGAGGTTGATGTCAGAACTGACACTGAATAG